In Macadamia integrifolia cultivar HAES 741 chromosome 13, SCU_Mint_v3, whole genome shotgun sequence, one DNA window encodes the following:
- the LOC122059805 gene encoding probable xyloglucan endotransglucosylase/hydrolase protein 26 produces MAYVAVVVAAAIAVATATAATAAAAADVQATLSAAVAAATATVVAADYQTTFKEIVSLVKASSPTLPTIFLGNSAGTVTAYYLSSTGDKHDEIDFEFLGNSSGEPYTVHTNVFAQGVGSKEQQFKLWFDPNADYHNYNIHWNPSEIVWFIDGLPIRAFRNYESKGIAYPNKQGMWLYASLWNADNWCTQGGRVKIDWSCAPFKAGFRNFRPRACQWNGEYSIIECAAITPYHWWTSLVYSKLNDSQIGQMNWARDNYLIYNYCTDYKRFNWNMPTECYLEEY; encoded by the exons atggcttACGTTGCTGTTGTCGTTGCTGCTGCCATCGCTGTTGCTACTGCCACTGCCGCTACCGCGGCCGCTGCTGCTGATGTTCAAGCTACACTAT CCGCTGCTGTTGCCGCCGCTACTGCCACCGTAGTTGCTGCTGATTATCAAACT ACCTTTAAAGAAATAGTCTCACTAGTTAAGGCATCATCTCCTACCCTGCCAACTATATTCCTTGGGAATTCTGCTGGCACTGTTACAGCCTACTAT TTGTCTTCAACCGGTGACAAGCATGATGAGATAGACTTTGAGTTTTTGGGTAATTCATCAGGAGAGCCTTACACTGTCCACACAAATGTCTTTGCTCAGGGTGTTGGAAGCAAAGAACAGCAATTTAAACTTTGGTTTGACCCAAATGCTGATTACCACAACTACAATATACATTGGAACCCAAGTGAAATTGT GTGGTTTATTGATGGGCTGCCAATCCGAGCATTTCGGAACTATGAGAGTAAGGGCATTGCTTACCCAAACAAGCAAGGGATGTGGCTTTATGCCAGCTTATGGAATGCTGATAACTGGTGCACACAAGGTGGGCGTGTGAAGATTGATTGGAGCTGTGCACCTTTCAAAGCTGGATTTAGAAATTTTAGGCCAAGGGCTTGCCAATGGAATGGAGAATATAGCATCATTGAATGTGCTGCTATCACCCCTTACCACTGGTGGACATCTCTTGTTTACAGCAAGTTAAACGACAGTCAAATTGGTCAGATGAATTGGGCTAGAGACAACTACCTGATCTACAACTACTGCACTGATTATAAGAGATTCAACTGGAATATGCCCACTGAATGTTATTTAGAGGAATATTAG
- the LOC122059306 gene encoding glutathione S-transferase U25-like translates to MAGELVLLSSWPSFFGMRARIALEEKGISYQYREENLFEKGPFLLQMNPIHKKIPVLVHNGKPICESLIIVQYIDETWKDESPLLPSDPYQRAQARFWADYIDKKIFNCVKGIWSKKGEEQETAKKEFIEVLKVLEGELGDKLYFGGHSFGFLDLSLVPFYSWFYTMEKCGNFSIEAECPKLIAWAKKCMERESVAKSLPDSDRVYNYALELKKKFGLE, encoded by the exons ATGGCGGGCGAGCTAGTTCTCTTGAGTTCCTGGCCTAGCTTTTTCGGTATGAGAGCAAGAATCGCATTGGAAGAGAAGGGTATCAGCTACCAATACAGGGAAGAGAACCTATTCGAAAAGGGCCCTTTTCTGCTGCAAATGAACCCAATTCATAAGAAGATCCCTGTATTGGTCCATAATGGGAAGCCCATCTGTGAATCCCTCATTATTGTTCAGTACATTGATGAGACTTGGAAGGACGAATCTCCTCTGTTGCCTTCTGACCCTTACCAACGAGCTCAGGCCAGGTTCTGGGCTGATTACATTGACAAGAAG ATTTTCAACTGTGTGAAGGGAATATGGAGtaagaagggagaagaacaagagaCAGCGAAGAAGGAATTCATAGAGGTCTTGAAGGTTTTGGAAGGAGAGCTTGGAGACAAACTTTACTTTGGTGGTCACAGTTTTGGGTTCTTGGATTTGAGCCTTGTGCCTTTCTACAGCTGGTTCTACACCATGGAGAAATGTGGCAACTTTAGCATAGAAGCTGAGTGCCCAAAGCTGATTGCTTGGGCCAAGAAGTGCATGGAGAGGGAGAGTGTGGCCAAATCCCTACCTGACTCAGACAGGGTATACAACTACGCTCTGGAGCTCAAGAAGAAGTTTGGTTTAGAGTAG
- the LOC122059806 gene encoding probable glutathione S-transferase parA codes for MRARIALEEKGISYQYREENLVEKSPFLLEMNPIHKTIPVLVHNGKPICESLVIVQYIDETWKDKSPLLSSDPYQRSQARFWADYSLSLSHVANRIWTTKGEEQEAAKKELIEVMKVLEGELGDKLYIGGESFGFLDLSLVPFCSWFYTVEKSVNFSTEAECPKLIAWAKKCMEREGVAKSLPEPQKVYNFAMELKKKMGLEQKRKKSSECSNLELASFSCKRRYRTSWRSNLKDSRPGALVTPVISRSMATQSASRTWPQRSLRVESNLFLSLSSKRRANLAEE; via the exons ATGAGAGCAAGAATTGCACTGGAAGAGAAGGGTATCAGCTACCAATACAGGGAAGAGAACCTAGTCGAAAAGAGCCCTTTTCTGCTGGAAATGAACCCAATTCATAAGACGATCCCTGTATTGGTCCATAATGGGAAACCCATCTGCGAATCCCTCGTTATTGTTCAATACATTGATGAGACTTGGAAAGACAAATCTCCTTTGTTGTCTTCTGATCCTTACCAACGATCCCAGGCCAGATTCTGGGCtgattactctctctctctctctcatgttgcAAAC AGAATATGGACTAcaaagggagaagaacaagaggCAGCTAAGAAAGAATTAATAGAGGTCATGAAGGTTTTGGAAGGAGAGCTTGGAGACAAACTTTACATTGGTGGTGAAAGTTTTGGATTCTTGGATTTAAGCCTTGTGCCTTTCTGCAGCTGGTTTTACACCGTGGAAAAAAGTGTCAACTTCAGCACAGAAGCTGAGTGCCCAAAGCTGATTGCTTGGGCCAAGAAGTGCATGGAGAGGGAGGGTGTGGCCAAGTCCCTACCTGAGCCACAAAAGGTCTACAACTTCGCTATGGAActcaagaagaagatgggtttagagcagaaaagaaagaaaag TTCAGAGTGTTCAAATTTAGAATTAGCGAGCTTCTCTTGCAAGAGGAGATACCGAACATCGTGGCGGTCAAACTTAAAAGATTCTCGCCCTGGAGCGCTCGTGACTCCGGTCATCTCGAGATCGATGGCGACACAATCAGCATCTCGAACATGGCCTCAGAGATCTTTGAGGGTGgaatcaaatttatttttgtcACTTTCTTCAAAGCGAAGGGCGAATCTTGCAGAGGAGTAG
- the LOC122060210 gene encoding probable glutathione S-transferase parA: MANEFVLLTNGPSPFGMRVKIAFAEKGIEYELKDEKNLFDKSPLLLQINPIHKMIPVLIHKGTPICESLIIVQYLDEISKDKSPLLPSDPYQRAHARFWADFVDKKVHPNGRRSWAAKGEEQESGKKELLEVLKVIEEELGDKPYFNGETFGFVDLSFVPFTAWFYTYEKVGNFSMEAEFPKLVAWGKRCMERESVSKSLPDPHMIYDFAMGRRKKILGLE, encoded by the exons ATGGCAAATGAGTTTGTTCTCTTGACCAACGGCCCTAGCCCTTTTGGGATGAGAGTGAAAATAGCCTTTGCCGAGAAGGGAATCGAATATGAACTCAAGGACGAGAAGAACCTGTTCGACAAAAGTCCTCTGCTTCTGCAGATAAACCCAATTCACAAGATGATCCCTGTTTTGATCCATAAAGGAACACCCATCTGTGAATCTCTAATCATAGTTCAATACCTTGATGAGATTTCAAAGGACAAATCTCCTTTATTACCCTCAGATCCTTACCAGCGTGCACACGCCAGGTTTTGGGCTGACTTCGTCGACAAGAAG GTTCACCCAAATGGGAGGAGATCTTGGGCTGCCAAGGGGGAAGAACAAGAATCAGGAAAGAAGGAATTGCTAGAGGTATTGAAAGTGATTGAAGAAGAGCTGGGAGACAAGCCTTATTTTAATGGTGAGACCTTTGGTTTTGTGGATCTGAGCTTTGTTCCCTTTACTGCTTGGTTTTACACCTACGAGAAGGTTGGTAACTTCAGTATGGAAGCTGAATTCCCAAAACTGGTTGCTTGGGGGAAAAGGTGCATGGAAAGGGAAAGTGTGTCCAAGTCCCTCCCTGATCCACACATGATTTATGACTTTGCTATGGGTCGTAGGAAGAAAATTTTGGGATTAGAATAG
- the LOC122060211 gene encoding probable glutathione S-transferase parA: MADEFVLMHFFPSPFGMRVKVALAEKGIEYEHKDQNPFDKSPLLLEMNPVHKKIPVLIHNGKPICESLIIVQYIDEVFKDRSPLLPSDPYQRAHARFWADFIDKKVHPTGRRLWAGKGEDQESGKKELLEGLKLMEEELGGKPYFNGESFGFVDLSFVPFNSWFYTYENVGKFSMEVEFPKLVAWGKRCMEKESVSKSLADPQMVYDFAMGHRKNLGLE, encoded by the exons ATGGCCGACGAGTTTGTCCTAATGCACTTCTTTCCTAGCCCTTTTGGGATGAGAGTGAAAGTCGCCTTGGCTGAGAAGGGAATCGAATATGAACACAAGGACCAGAACCCGTTCGACAAAAGTCCTCTGCTACTGGAGATGAACCCAGTCCACAAGAAGATCCCTGTTTTGATACATAACGGGAAACCCATTTGTGAATCTTTAATCATAGTTCAATACATTGATGAGGTTTTTAAGGATAGGTCTCCTTTGTTACCCTCTGATCCTTACCAGCGTGCACACGCCAGATTCTGGGCTGATTTCATCGACAAGAAG GTTCACCCAACTGGGAGGAGGTTATGGGCCGGCAAAGGGGAAGATCAAGAATCAGGAAAGAAGGAATTGCTAGAGGGATTGAAATTGATGGAAGAAGAGCTTGGAGGCAAGCCTTACTTTAATGGTGAGAGCTTTGGTTTTGTGGACCTGAGCTTTGTCCCCTTTAATTCTTGGTTTTACACCTATGAGAACGTTGGCAAATTCAGTATGGAAGTTGAATTCCCAAAACTGGTTGCTTGGGGGAAAAGGTGCATGGAAAAGGAAAGTGTGTCCAAGTCCCTGGCTGATCCACAAATGGTTTATGATTTTGCTATGGGACATAGGAAGAACTTGGGATTAGAGTAA
- the LOC122058775 gene encoding glutathione S-transferase U25-like, producing MAGEFVLLSLGPSPFGMRVNIALAEKGIEYEQKDENLFDKSPLLLQMNPIHKKVPVLIHNGTPICESLIIVQYLDEISKDKSPLLPSDPYQRAHARFWGDFVDKKVHPNGRRSWAAKGEEQESGKKELLEVLKVIEEELGDKPYFNGETFGFVDLSFVPFTAWFYTYEKVGNFSMEAEFPKLVAWGKRCMERESVSKSLPDPHMIYDYAMDRRKIFLGE from the exons ATGGCAGGTGAGTTTGTTCTCTTGAGCCTCGGCCCTAGCCCTTTTGGGATGAGAGTGAATATTGCTTTGGCCGAGAAGGGAATCGAATATGAACAAAAGGACGAGAACCTGTTCGACAAAAGTCCTCTGCTTCTACAGATGAACCCAATCCACAAGAAGGTCCCTGTTTTGATCCATAACGGAACACCCATCTGTGAATCTCTAATCATTGTTCAATACCTTGATGAGATTTCAAAGGACAAGTCTCCTTTGTTACCCTCTGACCCTTACCAGCGTGCACACGCCAGGTTCTGGGGTGATTTCGTTGACAAGAAG GTTCACCCAAATGGGAGGAGATCTTGGGCTGCCAAAGGGGAAGAGCAAGAATCAGGAAAGAAGGAATTGCTAGAGGTATTGAAAGTGATTGAAGAAGAGCTGGGAGACAAGCCTTATTTTAATGGTGAAACCTTTGGTTTTGTGGATCTGAGCTTTGTTCCCTTTACTGCTTGGTTTTATACCTATGAGAAGGTTGGCAACTTCAGTATGGAAGCTGAATTTCCAAAACTAGTTGCTTGGGGGAAAAGGTGCATGGAGAGGGAAAGTGTGTCCAAGTCCCTCCCTGATCCACACATGATTTATGACTATGCTATGGATCGTAGGAAGATATTTTTAGGAGAGTAA